One region of Polaribacter pectinis genomic DNA includes:
- a CDS encoding M56 family metallopeptidase, with protein sequence MITYIIKSTSCLALLLFFYHFILEKEKMHNFNRFYLLGSILFSFLVPFVTITVNTISANEALKVTTFTQANVQTEMNDSIGFSQFFILFYFTISVILAIRFGINLFKIIQKIRLNEKIKYKKATLILVDDKILPHTFWKAIFINKNDYKEGNIEEELFTHELTHVTQKHTLDVLLIEFLQIIFWINPLFIFIKKAIQLNHEFIADSKVINKHKNTFQYQHLLLNKAAWNNEYYLASNLNYSLTKKRLKMMTTKSSQTKVWFKKLAVIPLIIGFIFLFAERIEAQETSTKTALKEYNTLAKKYNKQPKDKRVIKLKDINRLEFLYKQLSETEKKNAEPFPECPPPPKTPSKKISITNKKDGKKVEFTPPPPPRPHLDQVISMAKKGAIFYFEKEQIDSDKAISLLKKNKNLSIHSESTNNSNYKVWISKTALDSATKNDNIKYYLDNKLISKEEMELISTDKIASVNVKKNKDGSGAVYITSKK encoded by the coding sequence ATGATAACGTATATTATAAAATCGACAAGTTGTTTAGCACTTTTATTGTTTTTCTATCACTTTATTTTAGAAAAAGAAAAGATGCATAATTTTAATCGTTTCTATTTATTAGGTAGTATTCTTTTTTCATTTTTAGTACCATTTGTAACCATCACTGTTAATACAATTTCAGCAAATGAAGCTTTAAAGGTCACAACATTTACACAAGCCAATGTGCAAACAGAAATGAATGATTCCATCGGTTTTTCTCAATTTTTCATTCTATTCTACTTCACTATTTCAGTAATACTTGCAATTAGATTTGGAATAAATTTATTTAAAATCATTCAAAAAATAAGATTGAATGAAAAGATAAAATATAAAAAAGCAACGCTAATTTTAGTTGATGATAAAATACTTCCACATACATTTTGGAAGGCAATTTTCATCAATAAAAATGACTATAAAGAGGGTAATATTGAAGAAGAATTATTCACACACGAGTTAACGCATGTAACTCAAAAACATACATTAGATGTGCTATTAATTGAATTCTTACAAATCATATTTTGGATAAACCCATTGTTTATTTTTATAAAAAAAGCAATACAACTAAACCATGAATTTATAGCTGACTCTAAGGTTATTAATAAACATAAAAACACTTTTCAATACCAGCATTTATTATTGAATAAAGCTGCTTGGAACAACGAATATTACTTGGCCAGTAATTTGAATTATTCATTAACTAAAAAAAGATTAAAAATGATGACAACTAAAAGTTCGCAAACAAAAGTTTGGTTTAAAAAATTGGCGGTAATTCCGCTTATAATAGGTTTTATTTTCCTATTTGCAGAAAGGATTGAAGCGCAAGAAACATCAACAAAAACAGCTTTAAAAGAGTATAATACTTTAGCAAAAAAATATAATAAGCAACCAAAAGACAAACGTGTAATTAAACTTAAGGATATAAATAGATTAGAGTTCTTATACAAACAATTATCAGAAACTGAAAAGAAAAATGCAGAACCGTTTCCAGAATGTCCACCACCACCAAAAACACCTTCTAAAAAAATAAGTATTACTAATAAAAAGGATGGCAAAAAAGTTGAATTTACACCTCCACCACCACCAAGACCACATTTAGACCAAGTAATTAGTATGGCAAAAAAAGGAGCAATATTTTATTTTGAAAAAGAGCAAATAGATTCAGACAAAGCAATTTCTTTATTGAAGAAAAATAAAAATTTAAGTATTCATTCAGAAAGCACAAACAATAGTAATTACAAAGTTTGGATTTCAAAAACTGCTTTAGATTCTGCCACAAAAAATGATAACATTAAATATTATTTAGATAATAAACTTATTAGTAAAGAAGAAATGGAACTTATAAGTACAGATAAAATTGCTTCTGTAAATGTTAAAAAAAACAAAGATGGTTCTGGAGCTGTTTATATTACTAGTAAGAAATAA
- a CDS encoding BlaI/MecI/CopY family transcriptional regulator → MQLSKTEEQLMQYLWKRKKAFLKDLLEDFPEPKPATTTVATLLKRIADKGFIDYKLFGKSREYFPIIKKTDYFSKHVNGLIKNFFNDSASQFASFFTKETNLSTEELEDLKKVIDSQIKKQQK, encoded by the coding sequence ATGCAATTATCTAAAACAGAAGAACAATTAATGCAATATTTATGGAAACGTAAAAAAGCATTTCTAAAAGATTTATTAGAAGATTTTCCAGAACCTAAACCTGCAACAACAACTGTTGCTACATTGTTAAAAAGAATTGCCGATAAAGGTTTTATAGATTATAAGTTATTTGGAAAATCAAGAGAATATTTTCCAATAATTAAAAAAACAGATTATTTTTCTAAACACGTAAACGGATTAATTAAAAACTTTTTTAACGACTCTGCAAGTCAGTTTGCATCATTTTTCACTAAAGAAACAAATCTTTCTACAGAAGAACTTGAAGATTTAAAAAAAGTTATTGATAGTCAAATTAAAAAGCAACAAAAATGA
- a CDS encoding dipeptidase, with the protein MNSIQSYIKENKQRFLDELIELLKIPSVSADKAFEKDVLLTADFVVESLKKAGCDNVEICETPGYPIIYGEKIIDKNLPTVLVYGHYDVQPADPIELWTSPPFEPVIKTTEIHPEGAIFARGSCDDKGQMYMHVKALEYMTSTGNLPCNVKFMIEGEEEVGSESLAWFVPRNKEKLANDVILISDTGMIANDIPSITTGLRGLSYVEVEVTGPNRDLHSGLYGGAVANPINILTKMIASLHDENNHITIPGFYDKVEDLSTEERAEMAKAPFSLEDYKKSIAIGDVHGEKGYTTNERNAIRPTLDVNGIWGGYIGEGAKTVIASKAFAKISMRLVPNQDWREITELFKNHFESIAPKSVKVVVKPHHGGQGYVTPIDNIAYKAASKAYETTFNKTPIPQRSGGSIPIVALFEQELKSKTILMGFGLNSDAIHSPNEHFGVWNYLKGIETIPYFYQYFTEMSK; encoded by the coding sequence ATGAATTCAATTCAATCTTATATAAAAGAAAATAAACAACGCTTTTTAGACGAATTAATAGAGCTCTTAAAAATACCATCTGTAAGCGCGGACAAAGCATTTGAAAAAGATGTTTTATTAACGGCCGATTTTGTTGTAGAAAGTCTAAAAAAAGCAGGATGTGACAATGTTGAAATATGTGAAACACCAGGTTATCCTATAATTTATGGAGAAAAAATTATAGATAAAAATTTGCCAACTGTTTTAGTTTATGGACATTATGATGTTCAACCAGCAGACCCAATAGAACTTTGGACTTCACCTCCATTTGAGCCAGTTATTAAAACAACCGAAATTCATCCAGAAGGCGCAATTTTTGCACGTGGTTCTTGTGATGACAAAGGGCAAATGTACATGCATGTAAAAGCATTAGAATATATGACATCAACAGGAAACTTACCTTGTAACGTAAAGTTTATGATTGAAGGTGAAGAAGAAGTTGGTTCAGAAAGTTTGGCTTGGTTTGTTCCAAGAAACAAAGAAAAATTAGCGAATGATGTAATTTTAATTTCTGATACTGGAATGATTGCCAACGATATTCCATCTATAACGACAGGTTTGCGTGGTTTGAGTTATGTTGAAGTTGAAGTAACAGGACCAAATAGAGATTTACATTCTGGTTTATACGGTGGTGCAGTTGCAAATCCAATCAATATTCTAACTAAAATGATTGCTTCTCTACATGATGAAAATAATCATATAACTATTCCTGGTTTTTATGATAAAGTAGAAGATTTATCTACTGAAGAAAGAGCAGAAATGGCAAAAGCACCTTTCTCTTTAGAGGATTATAAAAAATCTATAGCTATTGGAGATGTTCATGGAGAAAAAGGATATACTACCAACGAAAGAAATGCTATTAGACCCACTTTAGATGTTAATGGAATTTGGGGAGGTTACATTGGCGAAGGTGCTAAAACTGTAATTGCAAGCAAAGCTTTTGCAAAAATTTCTATGCGTTTGGTTCCTAATCAAGATTGGAGAGAAATTACAGAATTATTTAAAAATCATTTCGAAAGTATTGCGCCTAAATCAGTAAAAGTAGTTGTAAAACCTCATCATGGTGGACAAGGTTATGTTACGCCAATAGACAATATTGCATACAAAGCTGCTAGTAAAGCCTATGAAACTACCTTTAATAAAACCCCAATTCCACAAAGAAGTGGAGGAAGTATACCTATTGTTGCACTTTTTGAACAAGAATTAAAAAGTAAAACTATTTTAATGGGCTTTGGATTAAATTCTGATGCAATTCACTCACCAAACGAACATTTTGGAGTTTGGAATTACCTAAAAGGAATTGAAACCATTCCATATTTTTATCAGTATTTTACAGAAATGTCTAAATAA
- a CDS encoding DNA/RNA non-specific endonuclease, which produces MKPKKIIALIALLILFSVYYFQEKNKNTSTINAIENNKANFNFLPTSTTGVVVKHNGYSLSYSEKHEQAEWIAYSLDKKDIVYTNRKRPYFNEDPKVKTKSADWRSYKNSGYDRGHLCPAGDRRLTLDGYNETFLTSNISPQNHEFNAGIWNKLEQKTRYWAKKYNHLYVVTGGILENNLPTIGKDKVSVPNQFYKILLDYTEPEIKAIAFLLPHKESNKPLNNFVISIDELEEKTGIDFFPNLPDNIENKLEASSNYKNWSFR; this is translated from the coding sequence ATGAAACCAAAAAAAATTATTGCTCTTATTGCATTATTAATATTATTTAGTGTCTATTATTTTCAAGAAAAAAATAAAAACACATCCACTATAAATGCTATTGAAAACAATAAAGCCAACTTTAATTTTCTACCAACATCAACAACAGGCGTTGTTGTCAAACACAATGGTTATAGTTTATCTTATTCAGAAAAACATGAGCAAGCAGAATGGATTGCCTATTCTTTAGACAAAAAAGACATTGTTTACACTAATCGTAAGCGTCCTTATTTTAATGAAGACCCAAAAGTAAAAACTAAATCTGCAGATTGGAGAAGTTATAAAAATTCTGGTTATGACAGAGGTCATTTATGTCCTGCTGGAGATAGAAGATTAACATTAGATGGTTACAATGAAACCTTTTTAACTTCTAATATTTCTCCTCAAAACCACGAATTTAACGCAGGTATTTGGAACAAACTAGAGCAAAAAACACGTTATTGGGCAAAAAAATACAATCATTTATATGTTGTAACAGGTGGCATTTTAGAAAATAATCTTCCAACTATAGGAAAAGATAAAGTTTCAGTTCCTAATCAATTTTATAAAATATTATTAGATTATACAGAACCCGAAATAAAAGCAATTGCCTTTCTACTACCTCATAAAGAGAGTAATAAGCCACTAAATAATTTTGTTATTTCTATTGATGAATTAGAAGAAAAGACAGGCATTGATTTTTTTCCAAATTTACCAGACAACATCGAAAATAAACTCGAAGCTTCTAGCAATTATAAAAACTGGAGTTTTAGATAA
- a CDS encoding acyl-CoA thioesterase yields the protein MSFKVTFATKWADFDPNRHMRHTAYNDYAAEVRVRYFAEHNFSIHEFTKHNLGPILFTEETSFRKEVHLGENITVNIKLAGLSKNNERWKLVHEVFNEAGKISAVIKVYGAWIDLTKRKLTIPPKEAQRLFDAAEKSENFEEILLSKK from the coding sequence ATGAGTTTTAAAGTAACATTTGCAACAAAATGGGCAGATTTCGACCCAAACAGACACATGCGTCATACAGCATATAATGATTATGCAGCAGAAGTAAGGGTAAGATATTTTGCAGAACATAATTTCTCTATCCATGAGTTTACCAAACACAATCTTGGACCAATTCTTTTTACTGAAGAAACTTCTTTTAGAAAAGAAGTCCATTTAGGAGAAAATATTACTGTAAACATAAAATTAGCAGGTTTATCTAAAAATAACGAACGCTGGAAATTAGTTCACGAAGTTTTTAATGAAGCTGGTAAAATTTCCGCAGTTATAAAAGTTTATGGAGCTTGGATAGATTTAACAAAAAGAAAACTAACAATTCCTCCGAAAGAAGCACAACGTTTATTTGATGCAGCAGAAAAATCAGAAAATTTTGAAGAAATTCTATTATCTAAAAAATAA
- a CDS encoding carboxy terminal-processing peptidase — protein sequence MRTIHKYTLFLAVFLFTANFTAEASNVNVNSDPEKDKVLIYVLKNILTRGHFVVKDMNDDFSEQVFNDFIDGLDPSKRYFTQKDMKEFSKFKYEIDNQLLNDDLSFYNLVYNRFTDKIKNAKSYYTELLEQPFNFNKKESIDIDYDKVPFAKNESELIDYWRKQLKLNTLSRVQEKTEQQEEKVKTDKNFKKKSFKTFEKEARAEVLKNMNELYLRIEELEHEDWFSTFLNSVVGAFDPHTTYMAPRIKERFDQDMSGKLEGIGARLQKKGIYTHVFELVSGGPAWKQGDLEAGDIILKVAQGKEEPLDIVGMRLDDAIKFIKGKKGTEVRLTVKKKLDGSTEVISITRDVVELEETFVKSTVVEKDGKKFGIIDLPKFYIDFDEQNYRDSAKDMEKEIERLKSEGVSGLLIDLRNNGGGSLKTAIEISGLFIDKGPIVQVKYRGEKPSVKNDTDPKVQWDGSVVVLVNEFSASASEIFAAAMQDYKRAVIIGGNQTYGKGTVQNILPINQFYPKYEKDLGYLKMTIQKFYRINGGSTQIEGVYSDIAMPSRYSYMKFGERDLDGALIWDKVPQANYTQTNSYANFADVVYNSKERIASNKKFRLINEYAKWLKENQDDTSYSLNFKSFSKETEAKEKDAKKFKSVFDYKSNLTFSSPSYEMQFLKKDSVLADKRIAWHKNLAKDIYVSEALNVLSELKLKNSSEVIKN from the coding sequence ATGAGAACGATACATAAGTATACCCTATTTTTAGCAGTTTTTTTGTTCACCGCAAACTTTACTGCAGAAGCATCAAATGTAAATGTTAATTCAGATCCAGAAAAAGACAAAGTTTTAATTTACGTTTTAAAAAACATCTTAACTCGTGGGCATTTTGTTGTGAAAGACATGAATGATGATTTTTCTGAACAAGTTTTTAATGATTTTATCGATGGTTTAGATCCAAGTAAGAGATACTTTACTCAAAAGGATATGAAAGAATTTTCTAAATTCAAGTATGAAATAGATAATCAATTATTAAACGATGATCTTTCTTTTTATAACCTAGTTTACAATCGATTTACAGATAAGATTAAAAATGCTAAATCTTATTATACTGAATTATTAGAGCAACCTTTTAATTTTAACAAAAAAGAATCTATAGATATAGATTATGATAAAGTTCCGTTTGCAAAAAATGAAAGTGAGTTAATTGATTATTGGCGTAAACAACTTAAATTAAACACTTTAAGCAGAGTTCAAGAAAAAACAGAACAACAAGAAGAAAAAGTAAAAACAGATAAGAATTTTAAGAAAAAATCTTTTAAAACTTTTGAAAAAGAAGCAAGAGCAGAAGTTCTAAAAAACATGAATGAGCTTTATTTAAGAATTGAAGAATTAGAACATGAAGATTGGTTTTCTACTTTTTTAAATAGTGTTGTTGGAGCATTCGATCCTCATACAACATATATGGCACCAAGAATTAAAGAACGTTTCGACCAAGACATGTCTGGTAAATTGGAAGGTATTGGTGCAAGACTTCAGAAAAAAGGAATTTACACTCACGTTTTCGAATTAGTATCTGGAGGTCCAGCCTGGAAACAAGGAGATCTTGAAGCAGGAGATATTATTTTAAAAGTTGCACAAGGTAAAGAAGAGCCTTTAGATATTGTTGGTATGCGTTTAGATGATGCTATAAAATTTATCAAAGGAAAAAAAGGAACAGAAGTAAGATTAACCGTTAAGAAAAAATTAGATGGTTCTACAGAAGTAATTTCTATTACAAGAGATGTTGTAGAATTAGAGGAAACTTTTGTAAAATCTACTGTGGTAGAAAAAGATGGAAAAAAATTCGGAATTATAGATTTACCTAAATTTTACATAGATTTTGATGAACAAAACTATAGAGATTCTGCAAAAGACATGGAAAAAGAAATCGAACGTTTAAAAAGCGAAGGTGTTTCTGGTTTACTTATAGATTTAAGAAATAATGGTGGTGGTTCTTTAAAAACTGCCATAGAAATTAGTGGTTTATTTATAGATAAAGGTCCAATAGTACAAGTAAAATACAGAGGCGAAAAACCAAGTGTAAAAAATGATACAGACCCAAAAGTTCAATGGGATGGTTCTGTGGTTGTTTTGGTAAATGAGTTTTCAGCATCTGCATCAGAAATTTTTGCAGCAGCAATGCAAGACTATAAAAGAGCAGTAATTATTGGTGGAAATCAAACTTATGGAAAAGGAACTGTTCAAAATATTTTACCAATAAATCAATTTTATCCAAAATATGAAAAAGATTTAGGATACCTAAAAATGACCATTCAAAAATTCTACAGAATTAATGGAGGATCTACACAAATAGAAGGCGTTTATTCAGACATTGCGATGCCAAGTAGATATAGTTATATGAAATTTGGAGAACGCGATTTAGATGGTGCTTTAATTTGGGATAAAGTTCCACAAGCAAATTATACACAAACAAATTCATACGCTAATTTTGCTGATGTAGTTTATAACAGTAAAGAAAGAATTGCTTCTAACAAAAAATTTAGACTGATAAATGAATATGCAAAATGGTTAAAAGAAAACCAAGATGACACTTCTTACTCTTTAAATTTCAAATCTTTTTCTAAAGAAACTGAAGCAAAAGAAAAAGATGCAAAAAAGTTTAAATCTGTTTTCGATTACAAATCTAATTTAACTTTTTCATCTCCAAGTTATGAAATGCAGTTCTTAAAAAAGGATTCTGTTTTAGCTGATAAAAGAATTGCTTGGCATAAAAATTTAGCAAAAGACATTTATGTTTCTGAAGCTCTTAATGTTTTAAGCGAATTAAAATTGAAAAATTCTTCCGAAGTAATAAAAAACTAA
- the surE gene encoding 5'/3'-nucleotidase SurE, which yields MQEKPLILVTNDDGITAPGIRALIQIMNKIGDVVVVAPDSPQSGMGHAITVDNVLHCNPITIDDGPQLEYTCSGTPADCVKMAVSEILNRKPDLCVSGINHGANSSINVIYSGTMSAAVEAGIEGIPAIGFSLLDFKWHADFKPSEEYVKNITLNALLNGMPEGIVLNVNIPNLKKEEIKGVKVCRQANGVWKENFDKRKSPFGKEYYWLSGEFVNRDKGQDTDIYALENGYVSVVPVQFDMTAHHMIQKLNSWEL from the coding sequence ATGCAAGAGAAACCATTAATTTTAGTAACCAATGATGATGGAATTACTGCTCCAGGAATTAGAGCTTTAATACAAATTATGAATAAAATTGGAGATGTTGTTGTTGTTGCACCAGATAGTCCACAAAGTGGAATGGGACATGCAATTACTGTTGATAATGTTTTGCATTGCAACCCAATAACTATTGATGATGGACCACAATTAGAATATACCTGTTCTGGAACTCCTGCAGATTGTGTAAAAATGGCAGTAAGTGAAATCTTAAATAGAAAACCAGATTTATGTGTTTCAGGAATTAATCACGGAGCAAATTCTTCTATAAATGTTATTTATTCTGGTACCATGAGTGCAGCTGTAGAAGCTGGTATAGAAGGAATTCCTGCAATTGGTTTTTCTTTATTAGATTTTAAATGGCATGCAGATTTTAAACCATCTGAAGAATATGTAAAAAATATAACTTTAAATGCATTGTTAAACGGAATGCCAGAAGGGATTGTTTTAAACGTAAATATTCCTAATTTAAAGAAAGAAGAAATTAAAGGGGTAAAGGTTTGTAGACAAGCAAATGGAGTTTGGAAAGAAAATTTCGACAAGCGTAAAAGCCCATTTGGTAAAGAATATTATTGGCTTTCTGGAGAGTTTGTAAACAGAGACAAAGGTCAAGACACAGATATTTATGCTTTAGAAAATGGTTACGTTTCTGTTGTTCCTGTTCAATTTGATATGACTGCACATCATATGATTCAAAAATTAAATTCTTGGGAACTGTAA
- the lpxB gene encoding lipid-A-disaccharide synthase, which translates to MKYYIIAGEASGDLHGSNLMKALYREDTTADIRFWGGDLMQEVGGTLVSHYKERAFMGFFEVLKNLSKVLGFIKFCKKDIANFNPDVIIFIDNSGFNLRVAKWAKEKGFRTNYYISPQVWASRASRVKDIKRDIDKMFVILPFEKDFYKKYNYEVTFVGHPLIDAIAGREQVLESEFRKKYNLNNKPIVALLPGSRKQEITKMLSVMVSLVDDFSDFQFVVAGAPSQDLSFYQQIIGDKKVSFINNKTYDLLSVSFAAVVASGTATLETALFKVPQVVCYKGGNISYQIAKRIITLKYISLVNLIMDKEVVKELIQNDFTKQNLKNELTNILDATKRETIFEEYYKLEQVLGGKGASRKVAKQIVADLKTE; encoded by the coding sequence ATGAAATATTACATTATTGCTGGTGAAGCTTCTGGAGATTTACATGGTTCTAATTTAATGAAGGCTTTATATAGGGAAGATACAACTGCTGATATTCGTTTTTGGGGTGGAGATTTAATGCAAGAAGTAGGAGGAACTTTGGTTAGTCATTACAAAGAAAGAGCTTTTATGGGCTTTTTTGAAGTGTTAAAAAACTTATCTAAAGTATTAGGGTTTATAAAGTTTTGTAAAAAAGATATTGCTAATTTTAACCCAGATGTAATTATTTTTATAGATAATTCTGGATTTAATTTAAGAGTTGCAAAATGGGCTAAAGAAAAAGGTTTTAGAACTAATTATTATATTTCTCCCCAAGTTTGGGCAAGCAGAGCAAGCAGAGTAAAAGATATTAAAAGAGATATCGATAAAATGTTTGTGATTCTTCCTTTTGAAAAGGATTTTTATAAGAAATATAATTATGAAGTTACCTTTGTTGGACATCCGTTAATTGATGCAATCGCAGGAAGAGAACAAGTTTTAGAAAGTGAATTCAGAAAAAAATATAATCTAAATAACAAGCCAATAGTTGCATTATTACCAGGAAGTAGAAAGCAAGAAATAACCAAAATGTTATCTGTAATGGTTTCTTTGGTAGATGATTTTTCTGATTTCCAGTTTGTGGTTGCTGGTGCTCCAAGTCAAGATTTGTCTTTTTATCAACAAATAATAGGAGATAAAAAAGTAAGTTTTATTAACAATAAAACTTACGATTTATTAAGTGTTTCTTTTGCAGCTGTTGTTGCTTCTGGAACGGCAACTTTAGAAACAGCGTTATTTAAAGTGCCACAAGTTGTTTGTTATAAAGGTGGTAATATTTCTTATCAAATTGCAAAAAGAATAATTACTTTAAAATATATTTCTTTGGTAAATTTAATTATGGACAAAGAAGTTGTAAAAGAATTGATACAAAACGATTTTACAAAACAAAACTTAAAAAACGAACTGACAAACATTTTAGATGCCACTAAAAGAGAAACTATTTTTGAAGAATATTACAAATTAGAACAAGTTTTAGGAGGCAAAGGGGCGTCTAGAAAAGTAGCAAAACAAATTGTAGCAGATTTAAAGACAGAATAA
- a CDS encoding C40 family peptidase gives MTKQLFFIAIFAFLMSSCSSSKKAVSNTTKSNSKVDKIVANAIKYKGVRYKFGGTTKRGMDCSGVIYVAFGEENVQLPRISRDMAKRGKKIPLSKAKKGDLLFFKTSKSGRNINHVGLVTSVKKGQIRFIHSTTSRGVIISLLSEKYWKNAFVKATAIL, from the coding sequence ATGACAAAACAACTATTCTTTATAGCAATTTTTGCATTTTTGATGAGTTCTTGTTCATCATCTAAAAAAGCTGTTTCAAATACTACGAAATCAAATTCTAAAGTTGATAAAATCGTTGCAAATGCTATCAAATACAAAGGTGTTCGTTATAAGTTTGGCGGAACAACTAAAAGAGGAATGGATTGTTCTGGGGTAATTTATGTTGCCTTTGGTGAAGAAAATGTTCAGTTGCCAAGAATCTCGAGAGATATGGCTAAAAGAGGAAAGAAAATTCCTTTAAGTAAAGCTAAAAAAGGCGATTTATTATTTTTCAAAACAAGTAAAAGTGGAAGAAATATCAATCATGTTGGTTTGGTAACTTCTGTTAAAAAAGGACAGATTCGTTTTATCCATTCTACTACTTCCAGAGGAGTTATTATTTCATTATTATCAGAAAAATATTGGAAAAATGCTTTTGTAAAAGCTACAGCTATTCTTTAA